From Pontibacter actiniarum, a single genomic window includes:
- the hemA gene encoding glutamyl-tRNA reductase, with protein MNTLQAISLSHETASLEWRQALQLSKEEATAFMVHLKERELADAVMVVTTCNRTEVYFESAGTTAEVIQQELLQFKGVADEAAFSPLFKHFTHSEDTLQYLLEVGLGLRSQVLGDRQIIGQFKDSYQLTKDLNLGGTLLHQALQTLFRTHKRVHNETSFRSGASSVGYAALERISDFIPRKEFSGKRMLIIGTGQMGTDIARYATSFGFQDVTLTNRTDEKAQTLAGKLNLKTIPFADRFSAMASYDVIISCVSAGEQLTPSQIGMPLQENKRVLVDLSVPLSISPAAAQLPRTTLVNMDQITSRTEAVKKAREASISDVRHIVEKETAGFAHWLQDLPLYHSIGELKAFFATVLESELQKHTSLQEGDAASKLAKATLDRLIRRPAGALRAADGASREVLLQSLNQLFQIA; from the coding sequence ATGAACACCCTACAGGCAATTTCTCTTTCCCATGAAACCGCATCCTTAGAATGGCGCCAGGCCCTGCAGCTAAGCAAAGAGGAGGCTACAGCTTTTATGGTGCACCTGAAAGAACGGGAGCTGGCGGATGCGGTGATGGTGGTGACCACCTGTAACCGCACAGAAGTATACTTTGAATCGGCTGGCACAACTGCCGAGGTGATACAGCAGGAGTTACTGCAGTTTAAAGGAGTAGCGGACGAGGCCGCCTTTTCGCCTTTGTTCAAGCATTTTACGCACAGCGAAGATACGCTCCAATACCTGCTGGAGGTTGGGCTGGGGCTGCGCTCCCAGGTACTCGGCGACCGGCAAATTATCGGGCAGTTTAAAGACAGCTACCAACTCACAAAAGATTTAAACCTGGGCGGAACACTCCTGCACCAGGCACTCCAGACGCTTTTCCGCACGCACAAGCGGGTACACAACGAAACAAGCTTCCGGTCCGGTGCTTCTTCTGTAGGCTACGCAGCCCTGGAAAGAATAAGTGATTTTATTCCGCGCAAGGAGTTCTCCGGAAAGCGCATGCTGATTATCGGCACAGGCCAGATGGGCACCGACATTGCCCGCTACGCCACCTCTTTTGGTTTTCAGGATGTGACGCTAACCAACCGCACCGATGAAAAAGCACAGACTTTAGCCGGCAAGCTAAACCTGAAGACCATCCCTTTTGCGGATCGTTTCTCTGCTATGGCAAGTTATGATGTCATCATATCCTGCGTGAGTGCCGGAGAGCAGCTAACGCCATCGCAGATAGGCATGCCGCTACAAGAAAACAAACGTGTACTGGTTGATCTATCGGTACCACTAAGTATAAGCCCTGCCGCTGCTCAGTTGCCACGCACCACGCTGGTGAACATGGATCAGATTACGAGCAGAACAGAGGCAGTGAAAAAAGCACGCGAAGCATCCATAAGCGATGTACGGCACATTGTGGAAAAGGAAACAGCAGGCTTTGCCCACTGGCTGCAGGACCTACCGCTTTACCACAGCATCGGCGAACTGAAAGCTTTTTTTGCCACCGTGCTGGAAAGTGAACTACAAAAACACACCAGTTTACAGGAAGGCGATGCAGCCTCCAAACTAGCCAAAGCCACCCTCGACAGGCTTATTCGCCGCCCGGCAGGTGCCCTCAGAGCAGCAGACGGCGCATCGCGCGAGGTACTGCTTCAGTCCTTAAACCAATTATTTCAGATAGCTTAA
- a CDS encoding ankyrin repeat domain-containing protein: protein MKSLFLNFLFLMLPALVFAQAPDLTAAARTGDVATIKQLLQNKAEVNAQDQKGFTPLIIAVYNGQAEAAKLLLEAGADLNHQDATGNTALMGTAFKGNPAMAELLLSKGANPNLQNANGGTALMMAAMFGRNEVIKLLLSNGADKNLRDQRGLTALDLAKQQQNQEGIALLQ, encoded by the coding sequence ATGAAATCACTATTCCTTAACTTCCTTTTCCTGATGCTGCCTGCCCTTGTTTTTGCCCAGGCACCAGACCTTACGGCAGCTGCCAGAACCGGCGATGTGGCAACCATCAAGCAACTGCTGCAAAACAAGGCAGAGGTAAATGCCCAGGACCAGAAAGGCTTTACGCCGCTAATCATTGCCGTTTACAACGGGCAGGCAGAGGCCGCAAAGCTTTTGCTGGAGGCAGGCGCAGACCTGAACCACCAGGATGCCACAGGCAACACCGCTTTGATGGGTACCGCATTTAAAGGCAACCCTGCCATGGCTGAACTGCTCCTGAGCAAAGGGGCAAACCCGAACCTGCAGAATGCCAACGGTGGCACAGCCCTGATGATGGCCGCTATGTTTGGCCGCAACGAAGTGATAAAGTTGCTGCTTAGCAATGGGGCAGACAAAAACCTGCGTGATCAGCGCGGGCTAACGGCCCTGGACCTGGCCAAGCAGCAGCAGAACCAGGAAGGCATTGCGCTCCTGCAATAG
- a CDS encoding lytic transglycosylase domain-containing protein, whose amino-acid sequence MAQQVWKYVWVTLIIVIALQLCSQQQAGHAEEAAVEDKKEDRLVLSPPPLPPSLSFAGEPVPLDVPDVAERLDRELLVNSYLHATTLLGLKRMQRYVPEIRALLRENGVPEDFVYLALAESLFGHVTSPAGAAGFWQLMPETARGYGLVVNGEVDERFHVQKATLAAVRYLKTAHERFGSWTNAAASYNRGMSGLNRALERQGVTSYYDLYLNDETSRYMFRILALKEILGNPDKYGFALSEASGYRPLPSRPLTVSATIPDLPAFALEQGINYKTLRLYNPWVKSYRLTVPQGREYVLELPE is encoded by the coding sequence ATGGCACAGCAGGTTTGGAAGTATGTTTGGGTAACTTTGATCATCGTAATAGCGCTGCAGTTGTGCAGCCAGCAGCAGGCAGGGCATGCGGAGGAAGCTGCCGTGGAAGATAAAAAAGAAGACAGGCTGGTGCTGAGCCCTCCTCCCTTACCACCCTCGCTGAGCTTTGCCGGAGAGCCGGTGCCGCTCGATGTGCCGGACGTGGCTGAGCGGCTGGACCGGGAGCTGCTAGTGAACTCCTACTTGCATGCCACCACCCTTCTTGGCCTGAAGCGCATGCAGCGCTACGTGCCGGAGATCAGGGCTTTGCTGCGAGAGAATGGAGTGCCGGAGGATTTTGTGTACCTGGCGCTCGCCGAGAGCCTCTTCGGGCATGTTACCTCGCCAGCTGGTGCTGCAGGTTTCTGGCAGCTGATGCCGGAAACAGCGCGGGGCTACGGGCTCGTGGTTAACGGCGAGGTGGATGAGCGCTTCCATGTGCAGAAGGCAACGCTGGCGGCCGTCCGGTACCTGAAAACAGCACATGAGCGCTTTGGCTCCTGGACCAATGCCGCCGCCTCCTACAACCGTGGCATGAGCGGGTTGAACCGCGCCCTGGAGCGCCAGGGGGTAACATCCTACTATGACCTTTACCTGAACGATGAAACCTCCCGCTACATGTTCCGGATTTTGGCCCTGAAAGAAATCCTGGGCAACCCCGACAAGTACGGCTTTGCGCTGAGCGAAGCATCCGGCTATCGCCCGCTTCCTTCGCGCCCTTTAACAGTATCCGCTACCATTCCTGATTTGCCTGCGTTTGCGCTGGAACAAGGAATCAACTATAAAACACTGCGCCTCTACAACCCTTGGGTAAAAAGCTATAGGCTAACGGTGCCACAGGGCAGGGAGTATGTGCTGGAGCTGCCGGAGTAG
- a CDS encoding transglycosylase domain-containing protein has product MVINNYLPTNKDRKETKRRPIFKWIFFGILLLGMGVAVAALLYEVQTSRLQAREFSRYAATLTYTLDAGPSDKTVYPKSGPFDNRLGYAQLPRLLDRIRAKGMLIESQARFSPALLAYTSKGYFAPYPEKSQAGLHILDSQGKLFYHFKYPRRVYPAFESVPSLVVQSLLFIENRELLNTEKPYMNPAVDWVRFSKASLHEAANIIGLNYKTIGGSTLATQIEKYRHSPEGITTGPFEKLQQMASASVRAYRKGPETLPARQELVLSYVNTVPLSGAPGYGEVHGLGDGLWVWFGTDFDQVNQLLRLPNANGDTLQAQGQALRQVLSLMIAQRRPSYYLGPNGRAELSRLTGGYLRLLAQNGYLRPELRDAGLAQEVNFRDFSSNPAVAPKDTDKGALMVRTHLSSLLGKPLYDLDRMDLAATSTLENSLQVQVSDYLNRLNDPSFASTVGILGERMLTPGGTGEVRYSFTLFERTPQGNLVRVQTDNTDQPFDINEGSKLELGSTAKLRVLVTYLEIIAELHERHAGQPAQALRDSLAASQDRLSSWVLQYLLRAGDKSLEATLQASLERRYPASTGEVFFTGGGLHTFHNYSDKNNGRRPTVREAFLASINLPFVRIMRDIVRYTTAQKVDNVAQLLADNRDPRRRAYLMAFADREGTEYLQRFWQKYEGQNPEERFNTLLHTMRKGPVRVAAAHRYLYPETDSVSFGEMLRERLPNEEITAERVSELYHMYGPEAFNLSDQGYITKVHPLELWLLSYLRQHPDATWAQVEEAGKDVRQEVYTWLFRTRFKHARDSRIRTMLELDAFHDIHQRWSRVGYPFGQLVPSLATALGSSGDRPEALAELMGIIMNDGLRRRTLRIEGLHFAAQTPYETALKWQPEAGEQVMAPEVAAVLREALLEVVDEGTARRLRGGFTQTDGNPLRMGGKTGTGDNRVVTLSTRGRRIASRSINRTATLVFFLGDRHFGTLTAFVPGREAADFHFTSSLPVQVLRGMAPIIEPYLRPNPDSLTDVQPLIAKAGETEALSGGETEVAGVPAAVPSGTAGEAQVTEANVVAEEEPVLPSPTEAPQPVSRVNRLLLEEL; this is encoded by the coding sequence ATGGTAATAAACAACTACCTTCCCACCAATAAGGACAGGAAAGAAACGAAGCGTAGGCCCATCTTCAAGTGGATTTTCTTTGGAATTCTGCTCCTGGGAATGGGAGTCGCCGTTGCTGCCCTGTTGTATGAGGTGCAAACCTCCCGGCTGCAGGCGCGTGAATTCTCTCGCTATGCCGCCACCTTAACCTACACGCTGGATGCCGGCCCGAGCGATAAGACGGTATACCCTAAAAGCGGTCCATTCGACAACCGCCTCGGCTATGCGCAGCTACCGAGGCTGCTGGACCGCATACGGGCGAAGGGTATGCTGATCGAGTCGCAGGCCAGGTTTTCGCCGGCCCTGCTGGCGTACACCTCCAAAGGGTATTTTGCCCCTTACCCGGAGAAGAGCCAGGCCGGGCTGCACATCCTGGACAGCCAGGGAAAGCTGTTCTATCACTTCAAGTATCCCAGGAGAGTATACCCCGCGTTTGAGTCTGTTCCTTCGCTGGTGGTACAGTCGCTGCTGTTTATTGAGAACCGCGAGTTGCTGAACACCGAAAAGCCCTACATGAACCCCGCCGTGGACTGGGTGCGCTTCTCGAAAGCCTCGCTGCACGAAGCCGCCAACATCATCGGCCTGAATTACAAAACCATTGGCGGCAGCACACTGGCGACACAAATCGAGAAGTACCGCCACTCCCCGGAAGGGATAACGACGGGGCCCTTCGAGAAGCTGCAGCAGATGGCATCGGCCAGTGTGCGCGCCTACCGCAAGGGGCCGGAGACACTGCCCGCCCGCCAGGAGCTGGTGCTGTCTTACGTTAACACGGTGCCGCTCTCCGGCGCGCCGGGCTATGGCGAGGTGCACGGCCTGGGCGACGGGCTATGGGTATGGTTCGGAACGGACTTCGACCAGGTGAACCAGCTGTTGCGCCTCCCAAACGCGAACGGAGACACGCTGCAGGCGCAGGGTCAGGCACTGCGGCAGGTCCTTTCCCTGATGATCGCGCAGCGCCGCCCGTCTTACTACCTGGGGCCAAACGGCCGGGCAGAACTCAGCAGGCTGACCGGAGGCTACCTGCGCCTGCTGGCTCAAAACGGCTACTTACGGCCCGAACTGCGGGATGCCGGCCTTGCCCAGGAAGTTAACTTTCGCGACTTCAGCAGCAACCCCGCCGTGGCGCCAAAGGATACCGATAAAGGCGCGCTCATGGTGCGCACCCACCTTTCGAGCCTGCTGGGTAAGCCGCTCTACGACCTGGACCGCATGGACCTGGCCGCCACCTCCACGCTGGAGAACAGCCTGCAGGTGCAGGTAAGCGATTACCTCAACCGCCTGAACGACCCGTCGTTTGCCAGTACCGTGGGCATTCTGGGGGAGCGCATGCTTACGCCTGGTGGCACGGGGGAGGTGCGCTACAGCTTTACGCTCTTTGAACGTACGCCGCAGGGCAACCTGGTGCGGGTGCAGACAGACAATACCGACCAGCCCTTTGATATAAATGAAGGCAGCAAGCTGGAGCTGGGTTCCACGGCCAAACTGCGGGTGCTGGTTACTTACCTCGAGATAATAGCAGAGCTACACGAGCGCCATGCCGGACAGCCGGCGCAGGCACTGCGCGATTCTCTGGCGGCATCCCAGGACAGGCTGAGCAGCTGGGTGTTGCAGTACCTGCTCCGGGCTGGCGATAAAAGCCTGGAGGCCACACTGCAGGCTTCCCTGGAGCGCCGCTACCCGGCCAGCACAGGAGAGGTTTTCTTTACCGGCGGAGGGCTGCATACCTTCCATAACTACAGCGACAAGAACAACGGCAGGAGGCCGACAGTGCGGGAGGCTTTCCTTGCATCTATCAACCTGCCTTTTGTGCGGATCATGCGTGATATCGTGCGGTATACCACGGCTCAGAAAGTTGATAACGTGGCGCAGCTGTTGGCGGACAACCGGGATCCGCGCCGCCGGGCCTACCTGATGGCCTTTGCCGACCGCGAAGGAACCGAGTACCTGCAGCGCTTCTGGCAGAAGTACGAGGGGCAGAACCCGGAAGAGCGTTTCAATACGCTGTTACACACGATGCGCAAAGGCCCTGTGCGCGTGGCTGCTGCGCACCGCTACCTGTACCCTGAAACTGACTCTGTCAGCTTTGGCGAGATGCTGCGCGAGCGGCTGCCTAACGAGGAAATCACCGCAGAAAGAGTAAGTGAGCTGTACCACATGTACGGCCCTGAGGCCTTTAACCTGTCTGACCAGGGCTACATTACAAAGGTGCACCCGCTGGAGCTGTGGCTCCTGAGCTACCTGCGCCAGCACCCCGATGCCACCTGGGCCCAGGTGGAAGAGGCTGGCAAGGACGTACGGCAGGAGGTGTACACTTGGCTCTTCCGCACCCGCTTTAAGCATGCGCGCGACTCCCGAATCCGTACCATGCTGGAGCTGGATGCCTTCCACGACATTCACCAGCGCTGGAGTAGGGTTGGCTATCCCTTCGGTCAGCTGGTGCCCTCGCTGGCCACAGCCCTGGGTTCTTCCGGCGACCGGCCGGAGGCGCTGGCCGAGCTTATGGGTATCATCATGAACGATGGCCTGCGCCGCCGCACCCTCCGCATAGAAGGACTGCACTTTGCCGCCCAGACTCCTTATGAAACGGCGCTGAAGTGGCAACCGGAGGCAGGGGAGCAGGTGATGGCACCGGAGGTTGCCGCTGTGCTGCGGGAGGCGCTGCTGGAGGTAGTGGATGAGGGCACCGCACGGCGCCTGCGGGGCGGTTTTACCCAAACGGACGGAAACCCGCTGCGCATGGGAGGCAAAACCGGCACCGGCGATAACAGGGTCGTGACGCTAAGCACGAGGGGGCGCCGCATTGCCTCCCGCAGCATTAACCGCACTGCCACGCTGGTTTTCTTCCTCGGCGACAGGCATTTTGGTACCCTGACGGCCTTTGTGCCGGGTAGAGAGGCTGCCGATTTCCATTTTACCTCGTCGCTGCCGGTGCAGGTGCTGCGCGGCATGGCGCCTATTATTGAGCCTTACCTACGGCCAAACCCGGACAGCCTGACGGATGTACAGCCTCTGATCGCCAAAGCAGGGGAGACGGAAGCGCTATCTGGAGGAGAAACCGAAGTAGCCGGGGTGCCTGCAGCTGTACCGTCGGGTACTGCAGGTGAGGCGCAGGTGACGGAGGCAAACGTGGTGGCGGAGGAAGAACCGGTCTTGCCTTCACCCACTGAAGCCCCCCAACCCGTCTCACGCGTGAACAGGTTGCTGCTGGAAGAACTGTAA